Proteins encoded together in one Lachnospiraceae bacterium JLR.KK008 window:
- a CDS encoding aldo/keto reductase, with amino-acid sequence MEYINSPVGAISRVGLGTWAMGGWGEVVTSQADEMAVETIKKAVEMDVTLIDTAPAYGAGHSEKLVGRALKESGYRNKVILATKCGLSWDDKGTVYRDSRPETLKKEVEASLERLQTNYIDIYQVHWPDADVPIAETAQCLKEILESGKIRAIGLSNYTNAMIDEWRKYAPVHFIQPSYNILEDKLFENQIPYAQEHGISILGYSSLCRGMLHGTYTKDTKFDDGDMRGEKDPKYLGENFLNHLAAVDELKEYAKTLGKKVDEISMRWVLDKGVSCALYGCRKPHHLGPIAGSTDFKLTQEQCDYMSYLVAKHVPVQVGKEYLAPPLMSEL; translated from the coding sequence ATGGAATATATTAATTCACCCGTAGGTGCGATCTCACGTGTAGGCCTTGGTACATGGGCTATGGGAGGATGGGGCGAAGTTGTCACTTCACAGGCAGATGAAATGGCAGTGGAAACCATCAAAAAAGCAGTGGAGATGGATGTGACGCTGATCGATACTGCACCGGCTTATGGCGCAGGGCACTCCGAAAAACTGGTAGGACGTGCGTTGAAGGAAAGCGGATACCGCAATAAGGTAATCCTGGCTACCAAATGTGGTTTGAGCTGGGATGACAAAGGGACGGTATATCGTGATTCCCGTCCGGAGACTCTGAAAAAAGAAGTAGAGGCGTCTCTGGAAAGACTTCAGACTAACTACATAGATATTTATCAGGTTCACTGGCCGGATGCGGATGTTCCGATTGCAGAGACAGCACAGTGCCTGAAAGAGATTCTTGAGTCCGGAAAGATCCGTGCGATTGGTCTCTCCAACTATACAAACGCGATGATCGATGAGTGGAGAAAATATGCTCCGGTTCATTTCATTCAGCCTTCTTATAATATTTTAGAGGATAAACTGTTTGAGAATCAGATTCCTTATGCACAGGAGCACGGAATTTCCATTCTCGGATATTCTTCTCTTTGCCGTGGTATGCTGCATGGCACATATACGAAGGATACGAAGTTTGATGACGGCGATATGCGTGGTGAGAAAGACCCGAAATATCTCGGAGAGAACTTCCTCAATCATCTGGCAGCTGTTGATGAATTGAAAGAGTATGCAAAGACTCTCGGCAAAAAGGTAGACGAGATCTCCATGCGCTGGGTATTGGATAAGGGTGTAAGCTGTGCGCTGTACGGATGCCGTAAGCCGCATCATCTCGGACCGATCGCCGGTTCTACAGATTTCAAACTGACTCAGGAGCAGTGTGATTACATGTCCTATTTAGTAGCAAAACATGTGCCTGTACAGGTTGGAAAAGAGTATCTTGCACCGCCGCTTATGAGCGAACTGTAA
- a CDS encoding VOC family protein, protein MTKNYNTIWKGVGGMKIEAINHITINMKDIEKSLDFYGRVLGLEKLDEINMGDHYIRYFALPGGVRLELLEYFYETKPAVYTEVDAGVFRHTAFEVDDIFKAEQELKAEGIKITAGPDYSDNLGCYFMLFEEPNGCQLEFTQAKK, encoded by the coding sequence GTGACAAAAAATTATAATACCATTTGGAAAGGGGTTGGCGGGATGAAGATCGAAGCGATCAATCATATTACGATCAATATGAAAGACATAGAGAAGAGTCTGGATTTTTATGGCAGAGTGCTCGGGCTTGAAAAATTGGATGAGATCAATATGGGAGACCATTATATCCGCTATTTTGCTTTGCCGGGCGGGGTGCGACTGGAGCTTCTGGAATATTTTTATGAGACAAAGCCGGCGGTATATACGGAAGTCGATGCCGGCGTATTTCGTCATACGGCGTTTGAGGTAGATGATATTTTTAAGGCGGAACAGGAATTGAAGGCGGAAGGGATCAAGATTACGGCGGGACCTGACTACAGCGATAACCTGGGCTGCTATTTTATGCTGTTCGAAGAGCCGAACGGATGTCAGTTAGAATTTACACAGGCGAAGAAATAG
- the lsrF gene encoding 3-hydroxy-5-phosphonooxypentane-2,4-dione thiolase — protein MADLEGLKIAKDYHVDVPFANQGDFHVKGSNNLDWGMKKHLSNIFNPKSGKTVMFAFDHGYFMGSTAGLERLDLVIPTLLDNVDCLMGTRGALRSCVRPDCRKAIALRTTSGSSMLQDDLSHEIVAVDIQDAVRMNADCMAVQCFIGADGQLSSIDNLSRVINDGFRYSIPTMGVVAVGKDMERTDRYFKLATRILAEMGVQMVKTYNVENFEEVVAACPVPIVVAGGKKLPEKDALTLAYDVISKGACGVDMGRNIFQSQHPVEMCAAVAKVVHEGYTDKEAFEFYEDAINK, from the coding sequence ATGGCTGACTTGGAAGGATTAAAAATAGCAAAAGACTATCATGTGGACGTCCCGTTTGCAAACCAGGGTGATTTTCACGTAAAGGGTTCTAATAATTTGGATTGGGGTATGAAGAAACATCTGTCTAATATCTTTAATCCGAAGAGCGGTAAGACTGTAATGTTTGCTTTTGACCATGGATATTTCATGGGTTCTACTGCGGGATTGGAACGTCTGGACCTTGTGATTCCGACGCTTCTGGATAATGTGGACTGTCTGATGGGTACCCGCGGTGCACTTCGCTCCTGTGTGAGACCGGATTGCCGCAAGGCGATCGCGCTTCGTACGACTTCCGGTTCCTCCATGCTTCAGGATGATCTCTCTCATGAGATCGTGGCAGTGGATATTCAGGACGCTGTCCGTATGAATGCGGACTGTATGGCAGTACAGTGCTTTATCGGAGCTGACGGACAGCTTTCAAGCATTGATAATCTGTCACGTGTGATCAATGACGGTTTCAGGTACAGCATTCCGACGATGGGAGTTGTCGCTGTCGGAAAAGATATGGAACGTACGGACCGTTATTTCAAACTTGCCACCCGTATTCTTGCAGAGATGGGTGTACAGATGGTAAAAACTTATAATGTAGAAAATTTCGAAGAAGTTGTGGCAGCCTGCCCGGTACCGATCGTTGTTGCCGGTGGAAAGAAACTTCCCGAGAAGGATGCGCTTACACTCGCTTATGATGTTATCAGTAAGGGTGCATGTGGCGTAGATATGGGACGTAATATTTTCCAGAGTCAGCATCCGGTAGAGATGTGCGCGGCAGTCGCAAAAGTCGTTCATGAAGGTTATACAGATAAAGAAGCATTTGAATTCTATGAGGATGCGATCAACAAATAA
- a CDS encoding substrate-binding domain-containing protein — MKKVIALVLSLGMVVSLLAGCGSSAGTETSEPAAAPAAEEEAAAEDAAPAEDAAPAEEEAAEATTGEYPDLSDKLVYFIPKVTGNSFFESANDGSQAFAADPSWGFTIQYEGSPNADVTDQITCINNAINAGADAIVLSSVDATGLDAAMKEAADAGIVVCTWDSDITTSARQIMVSQGSPQQLGDFLIEQALYALKAEGKDPEKDEISYVWHYSNPTVTDQNSWVESAQATIKEKYPNWTMASPDYFYSNQDSDQAVSTGEAILEAYPEVDLIMCPDSTAMPGQAQAIQNKGLTKADVCAVGFATPNAVADFIDNGIIDCAGLWDTAIQGGIACYVGAYLAAGNELHVGDKLDIPQIGEVTVAENAEIAEGAETGDVNNGVIFLPERTMWTADNVHDYNF, encoded by the coding sequence TAGTTCTGTCTCTCGGCATGGTAGTGTCACTCCTTGCAGGATGTGGCTCCTCCGCTGGTACTGAGACAAGTGAGCCCGCTGCTGCACCTGCAGCAGAAGAAGAGGCAGCAGCAGAAGACGCTGCACCCGCAGAAGATGCGGCACCTGCAGAAGAAGAAGCTGCAGAAGCGACAACAGGAGAATATCCTGATCTGTCCGACAAACTGGTTTATTTTATTCCGAAGGTAACAGGTAACTCTTTCTTCGAGTCCGCAAATGATGGTTCTCAGGCATTTGCAGCAGACCCGTCCTGGGGATTCACGATTCAGTATGAAGGTTCTCCGAATGCTGACGTTACGGATCAGATCACATGTATCAACAATGCGATCAATGCAGGCGCTGATGCAATCGTTCTGTCTTCCGTAGATGCAACCGGTCTGGATGCAGCTATGAAAGAAGCTGCTGATGCAGGCATCGTTGTATGTACATGGGACTCCGATATTACAACTTCCGCACGTCAGATCATGGTATCTCAGGGATCTCCGCAGCAGCTTGGCGATTTCCTGATTGAGCAGGCTCTGTACGCTCTGAAAGCAGAAGGAAAAGATCCTGAGAAGGATGAGATTTCTTATGTATGGCATTATTCCAACCCTACAGTTACAGATCAGAACTCCTGGGTTGAGTCTGCACAGGCTACTATCAAAGAGAAATATCCGAACTGGACAATGGCATCACCTGATTATTTCTATTCCAATCAGGACTCTGACCAGGCAGTTTCCACAGGAGAAGCAATCCTTGAAGCTTATCCTGAAGTTGACCTGATTATGTGCCCGGACTCCACAGCTATGCCGGGTCAGGCACAGGCTATCCAGAACAAAGGTCTGACAAAGGCTGATGTTTGTGCAGTCGGTTTTGCTACACCGAATGCAGTTGCAGACTTTATCGACAATGGTATCATTGATTGTGCAGGTCTTTGGGACACAGCTATTCAGGGTGGTATTGCATGTTATGTAGGCGCTTACCTTGCAGCAGGCAATGAGCTTCATGTAGGCGACAAATTAGACATTCCTCAGATCGGTGAAGTTACTGTTGCTGAGAATGCAGAGATCGCTGAAGGCGCTGAGACAGGCGACGTGAACAACGGCGTTATCTTCCTTCCGGAGAGAACTATGTGGACAGCTGATAACGTACATGATTACAATTTCTAA